Within the Bacillota bacterium genome, the region TATGTAGTTAAAAAAGACATCATAGCTGCTCATTTTTGCAAATGAAAAACCATTTTTTTAACTGTTCTGTTACTTTAGTAAAGGTATCCTCTAATAAATAAATATCGTTATGTAGTGCATTTTTGATTTCAAAAATATCCACAACATCACATTTTATATTTTTGCATTTGTCGACTATTTCAGGGACATCTCTTGAACCATATAAAATCATAGTTGGATTTTGCTCATTATATTTCCATTCAGGAAGATTTTTTATTATTTGATGATTTATACCGCGATATAATTCTTTAACACGATAGCTTCTCAGATTGTCAAGTAATTCTCTTGTTCTTCCGCCATAATCAGAGGCAAGTGCCGGAGAAATTCCGATAGAGAAATCTGCGGAGCTTGACATAGCGAAACGGCCTCCGGAGGAATGCCCAACTGCTACTACTTTTCCATACTGTCGGCAAAACTGAGTTGCGGATTCTATTTCCTCTAAAACCCGATCATCCAAAGGATTATTATTTTCTCCATGACCACGCTGATCGATTACATTTACTGTAAGACCAATTTCAGCAATACGCATTGCCAAGCCTACAGCCAGTGAATTACCAAAGCAGCACCGTATGATTCTTCTGGAGTTAATAATATACTCGGGGTATGAAACTCGTTCTTTTCTATTAATATTCTTTGTATTTTCATTGTACGTCTCCTTTGAATAACAACAATTGTAAATTCATAAAAATATGTGAAACAAGAATACTATTATTTTTTAATTTTAGTTGGTGAGGTACCCGAAATTTTCTTGAATTGAGAATTGAAGGTAGACAAAGATTCGTAACCACATAAAAAGCAAATGTCTGTAATTAAGTAATCTGTATTTTCAATCAAAAATTTGGCTTTTTTAAACCTTTTGTTATTTATCCATTGCTTGGGGGTTGTTCCGTAAATATCTGCAAATTTTCTTTTAAAGGTACTGACACTCATATGAAGCGCGTTTGCAATATCCGTAATACTCATGTGTGATGTATAATTTAATTCCATATAATCCTTAATATCGTCACTTATACTTAAACACGAATTGATAAAAGCGAGTATGTCATTAATAGTATTGTCATGAAATAAAAACATTAGCAATTCTCTTATTTTCAACTTCAGTATGTCGCGATAATCGTTACGATCATCCGTTAAAAGCTTTGTAATCTGTTCGGCTTCCTTTTGCATATAGGTTCCCATGATTCCATGCACATATGGAACCTGGCTGGCACAAATTTTATAAATTCGGTTTTTATCATATAACTGTTTGATTTCTTGTAAGCACTCATTAGAAATAAAAACAAGGAGACTTTCATATCTGTCATTGGTCAAAATCTGATTCATAATATAATTGCCTTTGCGAAAAAAACCAAACTCACCTTTTGAGAGTACAGT harbors:
- a CDS encoding alpha/beta hydrolase is translated as MRIAEIGLTVNVIDQRGHGENNNPLDDRVLEEIESATQFCRQYGKVVAVGHSSGGRFAMSSSADFSIGISPALASDYGGRTRELLDNLRSYRVKELYRGINHQIIKNLPEWKYNEQNPTMILYGSRDVPEIVDKCKNIKCDVVDIFEIKNALHNDIYLLEDTFTKVTEQLKKWFFICKNEQL
- a CDS encoding AraC family transcriptional regulator; amino-acid sequence: MIVPNELQNIVEIDDFKSQLYITKYMECAPSKIPTNVIDNLLIIVLEGKKKLICGDYTTVLSKGEFGFFRKGNYIMNQILTNDRYESLLVFISNECLQEIKQLYDKNRIYKICASQVPYVHGIMGTYMQKEAEQITKLLTDDRNDYRDILKLKIRELLMFLFHDNTINDILAFINSCLSISDDIKDYMELNYTSHMSITDIANALHMSVSTFKRKFADIYGTTPKQWINNKRFKKAKFLIENTDYLITDICFLCGYESLSTFNSQFKKISGTSPTKIKK